The genomic segment ATATGATTGACCTGCCCAGTTGCGAAGGACCTCGAAAATGAAATGCTCCAAAATGCTTAGTTGGAGCTAATACCAGAGCTAATGCTTCTGGGGATAAACTTTGTGAATCCTTGCCCACAGTGTCATTTAAAATGTTTGCATGGCTGTACCTATCTATAAGGCAGGAAGATTAATTGAaccatctatatatatttatagacaaAAACTATTAAACACTATATGCCACCTTCCTGTCTATCTCATTGCAAAACTTAATTAATGTGAACTTGGAACTTCCTATGCTGCTATAACATCATCTACTGCTCTGGGATCTTtttcactagatgttggaacattgttggttgCGCACTATTAGGTATCTGACCTGGTTCGCAGTTGCACAGTTCTATCTagtccagtggttctcaacctgtgggtcgggactctTTCACAGGGatcgcctaagaccatcgtaaaacacatatttccgatggtcttaggaataattttatggttgggggtcaccacaacacgaggaactgtgttaaagggtcgtggcattaagaaggttgagaaccactgatctagactATAAATATTCTTGGTAAATATAATCAGATCTACTCTTCAATAGCCACACGTGCACATGTAGTTGGCTGATGATTGTCATCCAAAGATCAGTATACATGCTGTTAAAGATCAATGGATCAACACACTATCATTTAGATACTGCATAATACTATATACTTTCCAGGGGGAATTAGGGTGGTGACAAACAAAACCAGACtggtggaaaatttgcaaaaaaaaatgcctgtGTGAACCCAGCCCTTGATGTAACTGTTTTATTTTGTCCAAACCTACAAAGCATGAATTATTAACAAGCTAAAAAAAGACTTTAATCAAACACCAGTTAATCTTTTTGTATATGTTAATTAAGCTGggaagttttttaaatatttcttttggAAATGTACAACTTTTGGAAAATTACACAAAGCCTCCATTTTACacacctttatttattttaacatttgcaacaataatatttattatttcctCAGACAAAGCTATTTCTTTTCTGCATTTAAAACAGTTTAGGTCACAATTACACTATCATTTATAAGCATTTAAATCTTTTActtatgcagatttttttttcagatgataTTATCAAATTAAACAAACAAGAACAAAACAGAAATCAACTTAAAGGGAGATATAATGGCTCTTTCCGGCAGTTCAGGAACAGTTGGGGCAGGTGGGGAGCTCAGCGAACCTCAGGTAATTTGAACAATAGTATGTTCCTACAATTATTTTGGTGCATTCTTCACTGCTATCACTGCAGTTAGGATTATAAAGAGGTGCACTTCTATATAATGCTCACCTTTACCTCTAGACTCCTGCATTTATATGATACAGTACACTGCTCTAtgcaatgaaaaacattttttttggaccttcctaaaaatgtgaataaaaatgttttattatattaatcAGATTGTGCTGTATCTTTAGTACGGAACCAGTTGTACTCCTGGAACTTTACGCTTTTTTGTTACTTTGCTTACAAAAGAGCATAGAATattagttttcatttttccaAAAATGTCTTCACTGCTGTCATTGTGGTTggcagaactgaccagcaggtggcaatgtttgttttattattaatgtaaaaatTGGTAATGCCTTGAAATTATTAATAGTAAATAGCACAAGTGCTCAGAAAACCACCCTGATCATTTTTACAGTAATTTGTTCCAAGAgtctttcattttctttaaatgtaaagTTTAAATGATGGAAATGAATGAGGAGGAAGTACTAGGTTACTTGTTTTTATATCTTCCATGGGTTTTGGGTCACCCGCACACCACTCAAAAACCCTAATGGGCTGTTTAGATCTATCTAGGAAAAATTGTGCAGGATAGCAGCCAAACATCCAATAAAAATAGTTCTTTATTTGCTCAGcttaaggctcatgccacacaagctgaaaaacgcttgccgagaatacgccctgctAATGTAAATTCAGCCTGCgttgtgcctgcactcgaatgaatgaaatacgcttgggtgcaggcacatgtagccgatatctgtcAATAAATGCGAGACTTCACATTTTTGGCaggtatcggctacatgtgcctgcacctgagcgtatttcatccattcgggtgcaggcacaggtaggggtatttttgagcgtatggagcatatttgccgaaaatacgctacgtgtggcattagcctaaaaacaCCAGAGCCTTAATTGCCTTACAGGTTTCAGGCTTTGCCAACCTTAATCATAAATAAGCACATCAAATAATAAATTATCAGCTTACGGACTGTGCCCAACAAATTCCAAATAATGAAATacagttttaaatttaaaatcatTGCTAACAtccaagttacatagttacatagtgttgaaaaaagaccattgtccatcaagttcaacccatccgagtaaacccagcacacaacctatacttaccaatctatacactcacatacataaactatatatacaaccagtaatactaactgtagatattagtatcacaatagccttggatattctgcttgttcaaaaactcatccaggcccctcttaaaggcattaacagagtctgccattaccacatcactaggaagggcattccacagcctcaccgccctcaccgtgaaaaaccacctacgctgcttcaaatggaagctctgttcctctaatctataggggtgacctctggtgcgttgattgtttttatgggaaaaaagaacatcccccatctgcctataatcccctctaatgtacttgtacagagtaatcatgtcccctcgcaagcgcctcttttccagagaaaacaaccccaacctcgacagtataacctcatagcttaaatcttccatcccctttaccagtttagttgcacgtctctgcactctctccagctcactaatatccttcttaaggactggagcccaaaactgcaccgcatactcaaggtgaggccttaccagggacctataaagaggcaaaaatatgttttcatcccttgagtcaatgcccttttttatacaagacagcactttatttgctttagtagccacagaatgacactgcctggaattagacaacttgttatcaacaaaaacccctagatccttctccattaaggatgcccccaacacactaccattcagtagatagtttgcgtttatattatttctaccaaagtgcataactttgcacttatcaacattgaacctcattttccagtttgctgcccagttttccaattttgtcaaatcgctctgcaaagcggcagcatcctgcatggaacttatagttttgcacaatttagtgtcatcagcaaaaatagaaacattactctctatgcccacctccaggtcattaataaacaagttaaaaagcaaaggaccaaggactgacccctgcggtactccactaaccacactggtccaattagaaaatgttccatttaccaccactctttgtaatctatccttcagccagttctctatccaattacaaatattatgttctaggccaatattcctcaatttgatcattaaccttctgtgaggtactgtatcaaacgctttagcaaaatctaagtagatgacatcaactgccattccagcatcaaggttcctgctcacctcctcataaaaggcgactaaattagtctggcaagatctgttacgcataaaaccatgctggcacaaactaatagtattgtgaactgcaatgtattcaactatcctatcccttattaccccttccagaagctttcctactactgatatcagactaacaggcctatagttttcaggctgagaacgagatccctttttaaataacggcaccacattagcattcgccagtctctcggcaccatgccaaacctcaacgaatcctgaaaaattatgtgaagattATAGTCATTATAAATCCTGGCAAAAAAATGGCTTTAATGTAGAGGGTACCATtttcaaataataataactagatgAACTAGGCTAGAAATGCCACACTttgtgttttgggcttttgtGCCAATACAATAGGACTATGGCCCTTTAGCATTGAAAATCTGTGCCTCTAAATTTGCCCCACCAGCTTTCTATCTTTAAGTTGTTTCAGGTAGGATGCTGACAGTTGCTTCACATTGCCAGTACATTGAAACATCATCAGAactgattaataatcagcccagtAGCATCACCTAATGTGGCGGATGTTACCTTGCTTCTAATGGTTTAATTATTAATTTACTTAACCCACAGATCAAGCAGTTGCCACTAAAATTAATATAGAGCAGTTCCATGCATTTTGTCACATATTGGTTTAATATCTCCACAACCAGATGACATTGTCATTGTCCTATATATTTTGACAACTATTGCTACTATTTTGATGCTGTCTAGTGATATCTGGGTTAATCCCAGTATAATAGGTAACTGTGTATTTTATTGTGTTCTAACATTTTTCTCCCTAAGGTGCTGGAAACACTTTAAGGTCACAGGGGTTAAAGAAACGTACATATGGTGTAAAAACAGGCCTGGCTATGCGCAAGATGGCATCATGGAAGGGCACCAGCCCTCTGAACCGTCCACCTCTTAGTGTGCGGGTATGTCAGTTCTGCATAATTACCTGCAATGTTGTCTAATATGTTAAAGAAGCTTAAACATTCATTCTTGAATTTGTGAACTTTcgaaaaaattacataaaacctTTTACACCCACTTGATTTCTGGATTTTCTCTGTTGtatataaacattaatataaagacatttttttttttttttttttttttaaaggggatcttcACCTTTACATTGTTTAGTATGTTATTGTTTTCTAAGCAAGTTTTTGAttattagtcttcattattttgtaTACTTCTTACAGTTTAAAATCCAAGCCAGGCAGAGCAATTCCCATGATTTTAGTAGAAGGAGTGACATGAGATCAAACATGTTCTGAATGACTGTTTTTCCTGGCAACAACACAGCTGTGAAAATGCAGTGATTGATTGAATGTGTAAATAGAGGAAATGGCCATTATTGTCCCATCGTGTTTTgcaagctttagggctctggcacacggggagattagtcgcccgcgactctcaaggcaacttccgcgatttcaagGAAATcacggcaccgcatatgccatcccaccggcgatttacattttcgccggtgggatggcatttcggggagattagtcccccatgaacagggagatttgtcgtgggcgactaatctcccagtgtgccagagcccttagaattaatcacttttttgttttccttctgGAGAACCTCCTATAAGATGGTCCACCCAGCTACTTTAGGACAGTGGAGATTACCAGAAAATTACCGGGGCTGCTGTAATGTGGGTTTGTATTAGGGAAGGGTTAATTTGCAGATAATATTTTTGTTCACCATATTGCCACTGTTGTATGtattgtggtagaatggcccaacaaataAGAGAAAAGGTGAgctttcccttcaagttctccatagtgggagatgtaatcttTAAGAGAGAGGTTGTTAAACAGAGAatggtttctctgtttaaaggatgttgctgtctggccctggaagctatagggttctggaaggaacaagcggatcaggcgatccattccagtagtccagctcacctattggagcttactttccacaggaaggctgtcctgtggaaaaggtatttaatggtatagaaaggtgtgagacagtctctcagagcagggcacagagcaggaaggatacctctctgtgttaggactcccagaggggctggggggcttcctgccactgccagaagcagagggagcccagacttgagaaagctgccaagagactgaggatctaaggagctgaaaggaaagccaggaggctgagctaatcccccagaagtgttgtgagtacaggggtgaccccaacatttgtgttttcccactggtagtccacaaggggcccaggttagtgagggaactaatgtaatgtgtgaaggtagcgcccagagggaaggatttatttttatgatttgttttgtatgctgaaaactgccttaaagccaagaaagtgtctgtcctggatcccgctagtttacagtatgtatgtatgtagtacATACATAAATAAGCATGGGCTTTTGTATAGAATGCTTAATATGTCCTGAAAAGGATTTAGATTTCCCTTCATGTGCTATCTTTTCTTTCTATTAGAATTCCCCAGGCCAGCTTGTATCATTTAGGAAGAGAATGAACCTTCAAAGGTCTCCAGACTTTGGGGTTAAAACCTCATCTTCACTGCAAAGATATTACTTGCGAAGGTAAGTTAAATGGTTTCTGCAACTGgattatgaaaaaaaattgattttcagTTTTTAGGGTACCAACAGTGTAGCCTCAGCTAACTGCATATCTTGAAGTAATGTATTAATCCAGGATCTGTACATTAGACTCATTTTGCAATGATCACAGTTGGCACTAATGTATAGTCCTGTATATGTGGCCTGAGTGCAGTATGAAGAAGGAATCATCCAGCAATCAGTGAAGGTCCACACAACTCAGGACTTAAAGgcatcaaaaaaattactttatttgGAGGCTGACGTTTCGGCCTAAATAATggccttttttttaaatacaaacaaaGAGTGACCTATTAAAATACTGAAGCAGGAAAACAGCGGGAGTGATAAAGTGACATCATATTACATCACTTTCTCTAGTGATAAGTTAAGTGCACATTTGAcgtttgaaataataaaaaatatttttacatggtTATAACTATTGTTAGAAACAAATAAACCTCAAACCATGAATAATACCACTGTTAATTGTTTATTGTATGAACaataaaagaagttaaaaaaaatatatatatttttactttttcatttaagccctgtgagtgcaacATTCTTTTTTGTACTTTCTATACTTATCttcaatactgcacccaggctgtCGTTGGTTGGCTGTTAATGTGAGTGCCTGTTTTGTACGATTTTTGTCGAGTATGTGCAAGGAGCTATACAATGCAATGAAGTCAGCTGCAAACAGTATATTTGACCTAAAGGAGGCTCTGATAAACCAGATAGCTACACAATCTGATCAATATCCAAATGCTGTCAAACGTCTTGAAAGATGTCACTTGTTTGGATCTCTTTGGCAACCATTTCAAGAGTGGCCAAATTAGTGCCTGCATATGTGAACCAGGTCCCGTATGCATATGGGAACTTTTTGCAAACAAAAATGTTGGGGAAAGGGTAATAACAGTTACTGTTGGCTGGATTATTaccagattttttttctgatattgtgttacaattttttttttcatttcttttattagCAGTAGCTATgcacaaacaaatacatttagaaGTGGATTCAGAATGGACCAACAGAGAGAAACCAGGCAAGCAACATTCCTATCCAGACGAGGCTTAAAGGTAATAATGAAGATAAGACTAGTTCTTGTGACACCTAGAAACTTTGCATACAGCTCTTTGCAAGTTGGCTATGTTTAGTTCTGTTATTTTGTATGTCTTTGGTCAAGAATAATAATTATTGGATGTCTCTTTACACGCTTCTTACTGATCTTATCCAATCGTTAACTTATCTTAACACATCTGATCTGTATTCATTTAAACCTTTTCATTTTCAATGCCTTTCCAATTATCTTGGTTGCATGTTTCCAGTGAAAAGGTGACATGACATAGATCAAAAGTCAATCCAGAGACCACCCTATATGCATTACCTAATacctcccttaaaggagaactaaaccctaaaaatgaagatgtctagaaatgccatattttatatactgaatttaatgcatcagcctaaagtttcagcatctcaatagcagcaatgatccaggacttcaaatttGTCatggggtcaccatcttggaaaggGTCTgaaacactcacatgctcagtgtgctctgatcagctgttgagaagctaatctTAGGGTCATTGCCAATTATCAATCAGTAAATGAGGTTCACCTGTTctataagctgattctacaggactgattattaattgttgatgctaattgcactggtgtctgagctgccatgtagtaattatctgtattaataactaatcagccttaaattgtgagtcagtccctaagcacATATCTTTACTGCTTAAGGCctgcggttgccttgggctggtacttaaccccaaaacataatgtacaacatttctgtcctacttctttagttaggctttagttctcctttaaactaaacATTTTAGCTTTTGCTGCTAAAGACTGGATGAAGCTAGCAGACAACCCTGAGCTGATTCACAAactcagtttccctttaatgtgcaCCCACATTAGATTACTAATGCATACATGGATGCCATACCTGATCTCATTGCTACAGAGAATGAATGCAGTGAAGATAGTTATCCTaccaaaaattgtattttgatCTCCCCCAATCTGTATTCTTGATAAAGAACTCTCAGCCCATCAGGCTCAAATCTCTTCAAACAGGTGACATTAAGTTCAAAGCTTTGTACTGACCAGAAGTTCCATGACTAATCATAAATTAATATTCATTGTTAGGTGCAGACACTGATGGATATGGATCAGCATTTAGATTTGCCAGAGCTTAGTAGGACACCTCCGTAAGTATATAGATTCGCAGTATAAAGTTTAAAGAATAATTTATGTTTCATGCTAATGTTCATGCACCTGCCCATGCCTGAAGACAAAAGGGAAAGGAAAGATTGCACAGAtgagcttctacagaaataccctgggacggtgcagttttctgttaacaggagcactggcctggggtatcgggTTTGTGATTATAATCAAATTTTTCTCTGTCCCATGATATTTTGCCCTGAACatctacatctgacttgtaggatgtgATCTGTtaatccaacaccatcctacaacaTATAACTTATTTACCATGGTATAAACTTAAAAGATAGGTGTCTACAAGTCCAAACTGAGAACAGATGACATAATACGCAATAGAGATAGTCACATTCCCTGACACACTTTACAGCAGAATGCACAGTCGGAGTGGAAAAGTGTCTGACCAGTGAAgaggttaaaaaacacaaaagggtATTTTATGTGATGAATCATAACATTATTTTAGAATTGTCAATATTTCCTTTAATTATCAGGACATTTGTATCCGCTTGTATCAGCTGGGCATTGGCAGCAACCTCACTGGTGTGAATCTGCTCTTTGGTCTTTTAGTACCTAATACTCTTggccttaaaaagaaaaaaaaattgagttaaaAAGCTGCCTTCCTTCTAtctcaaaaaacatttaaaatagaaATGTACTTAAATAACAAAAGGAGCACTCTAAAAGGgtgccatttactaatgcttggatttttttatttttttttccgatttggattttttagcactaaaagttgcagaaaagaaaatcacaattttttttgagatttactatgctacaaaatggataaaaatctgaatctggcaatttgccagctaaaatttGCCGAGAAgtgaatggcagatgtcccttcccttccctggaggatccttctttgctttgaaacttgaaggttttacaattttttacattggtcttttgtgtgacaatttgaaaaagtagaggttttggtgcaacaaatcaaaaaattatgttttgcaACTTTCTCCCGTGCAGACTTTTTCTtttcagacattcatggaaatgagtttattcaaatttttaaaagaaaaaaaatgtaaaaagttagttttagtaaatctgctgctaagtttatagtacaggtatgggacctgttatccagattgctcgggaccttgggttttccggataagggatgtttccataatttggatctccataacttaagtctgctaaaaatcatttaaatattaaataaacccaataggcttgtttttccccccaataaggattaattatatctaagttgggatcaagtacaaggtactgttttataattaca from the Xenopus tropicalis strain Nigerian chromosome 5, UCB_Xtro_10.0, whole genome shotgun sequence genome contains:
- the fyttd1 gene encoding UAP56-interacting factor (The RefSeq protein has 2 substitutions compared to this genomic sequence) yields the protein MAPLKTSVPDTMDKIDMLLDDIIKLNKQEQNRNQLKGRYNGSFRQFRNSWGRWGAQRTSGAGNTLRSQGLKKRTYGVKTGLAMRKMASWKGTSPLNRPPLSVRNSPGQLVSFRKRMNLQRSPDFGVKTSSSLQRYYLRSSSYAQTNTFRSGFRMDQQRETRQATFLSRRGLKVQTLMDMDQHLDLPELSRTPPWRTSVSSGGTLTVSIDNPSAVTSSSSLGSRLPRPPFPFLTKKEGSETKVPKGVPLEFDINSVAKQTGITLNERFKILKEQRLAQAFTKGNRFVTVG
- the fyttd1 gene encoding UAP56-interacting factor isoform X3, giving the protein MAPLKTSVPDTMDKIDMSLDDIIKLNKQEQNRNQLKGRYNGSFRQFRNSWGRWGAQRTSGAGNTLRSQGLKKRTYGVKTGLAMRKMASWKGTSPLNRPPLSVRNSPGQLVSFRKRMNLQRSPDFGVKTSSSLQRYYLRSSYAQTNTFRSGFRMDQQRETRQATFLSRRGLKVQTLMDMDQHLDLPELSRTPPWRTSVSSGGTLTVSIDNPSAVTSSSSLGSRLPRPPFPFLTKKEGSETKVPKGVPLEFDINSVAKQTGITLNERFKILKEQRLAQAFTKGSRFVTVG
- the fyttd1 gene encoding UAP56-interacting factor isoform X1, which encodes MTVPGYPCSPFCVCVTLFLEWIYIYIRGTGTPVGYLRDDIIKLNKQEQNRNQLKGRYNGSFRQFRNSWGRWGAQRTSGAGNTLRSQGLKKRTYGVKTGLAMRKMASWKGTSPLNRPPLSVRNSPGQLVSFRKRMNLQRSPDFGVKTSSSLQRYYLRSSSYAQTNTFRSGFRMDQQRETRQATFLSRRGLKVQTLMDMDQHLDLPELSRTPPWRTSVSSGGTLTVSIDNPSAVTSSSSLGSRLPRPPFPFLTKKEGSETKVPKGVPLEFDINSVAKQTGITLNERFKILKEQRLAQAFTKGSRFVTVG
- the fyttd1 gene encoding UAP56-interacting factor isoform X2; translated protein: MTVPGYPCSPFCVCVTLFLEWIYIYIRGTGTPVGYLRDDIIKLNKQEQNRNQLKGRYNGSFRQFRNSWGRWGAQRTSGAGNTLRSQGLKKRTYGVKTGLAMRKMASWKGTSPLNRPPLSVRNSPGQLVSFRKRMNLQRSPDFGVKTSSSLQRYYLRSSYAQTNTFRSGFRMDQQRETRQATFLSRRGLKVQTLMDMDQHLDLPELSRTPPWRTSVSSGGTLTVSIDNPSAVTSSSSLGSRLPRPPFPFLTKKEGSETKVPKGVPLEFDINSVAKQTGITLNERFKILKEQRLAQAFTKGSRFVTVG
- the fyttd1 gene encoding UAP56-interacting factor isoform X4: MAPLKTSVPDTMDKIDMSLGAGNTLRSQGLKKRTYGVKTGLAMRKMASWKGTSPLNRPPLSVRNSPGQLVSFRKRMNLQRSPDFGVKTSSSLQRYYLRSSSYAQTNTFRSGFRMDQQRETRQATFLSRRGLKVQTLMDMDQHLDLPELSRTPPWRTSVSSGGTLTVSIDNPSAVTSSSSLGSRLPRPPFPFLTKKEGSETKVPKGVPLEFDINSVAKQTGITLNERFKILKEQRLAQAFTKGSRFVTVG